From Hydractinia symbiolongicarpus strain clone_291-10 chromosome 11, HSymV2.1, whole genome shotgun sequence, the proteins below share one genomic window:
- the LOC130614110 gene encoding capsule biosynthesis protein CapA-like isoform X1 — translation MGCSIFKFQVLFSLLMALQIDTGTVKLIFGGDVTFSGVIKYHGRRSNCTFNNSFSQLKPYFTEADHVIVNLESPFHQYNGKKLKVLDPKKAVKLLSDLNAMSTLSYAGIDVVTLANNHFIDFGEKPATVTIKNLKKLNISYFGVTFGRQKILKQEPLVITKNGIRIGFLGYCATDEGCMEDNYRNQTSLGPAVYNKLLLRKELKSLRKKVDIIIVFMHWGDEYATVLPKKYGLKLILQMVPYADIIIGSHPHVTQEHFYHKNVLVVPSLGNLLFPTHGTIMEEFRDRGENTSKEKVDDVWYKETKVMKPETTVGKLVKIEINKNGVIKGKTKFLLTQIAVNEKHCMYVKKKGNSTWETICGKNDKDCAGTSDCNELQCDDQKKVMPKNKKKPKHIYEPLL, via the exons ACCGGCACGGTGAAGTTGATATTTGGTGGCGACGTCACATTTTCTGGAGTAATTAAATACCACGGTCGGCGTAGCAACTGCACatttaataattctttttcCCAGCTTAAGCCATACTTTACGGAAGCCGACCACGTAATTGTAAATCTTGAAAGCCCTTTTCACCAGTACAAcggaaagaaattaaaagtactCGATCCAAAAAAAGCAGTGAAGTTATTATCTGACTTAAATGCAATGTCTACTTTGAG ctatgcAGGAATCGATGTTGTAACGTTGGCAAATAACCATTTCATCGATTTTGGAGAAAAACCCGCCACAGTTACTattaaaaacttgaaaaaacttAACATTTCATATTTTGGCGTGACTTTTGGCAGGCAGAAGATATTAAAGCAG GAACCTTTAGTTATAACAAAAAATGGTATTAGAATTGGCTTTCTTGGTTATTGTGCCACGGATGAAGGTTGCATGGAAGACAACTATCGCAATCAAACAAGTTTAGGACCAGCAGTTTATAATAAATTACTGCTCAGGAAAGAATTGAAAAGTTTAAGAAAG AAGGTGGATATCATCATTGTATTTATGCATTGGGGAGATGAATATGCCACAGTGCTGCCTAAGAAATATGGTCTAAAGTTGATTCTCCAAATGGTGCCCTACGCCGACATTATCATTGGCAGTCACCCACACGTGACGCAAGAACATTTCTATCATAAGAATGTTCTGGTTGTACCCAGTCTTGGAAATTTGTTGTTTCCTACTCATGGCACTATCATGGAG gaATTTCGAGACAGAGGTGAAAACACATCAAAAGAGAAAGTGGATGACGTTTGGTACAAGGAAACAAAGGTTATGAAGCCAGAGACTACCGTTGGAAAACTTGTTAAGATAGAAATTAATAA AAATGGCGTCATAAAGGGCAAGACAAAATTCTTACTAACTCAAATTGCTGTAAACGAAAAGCATTGCATGTACGTTAAAAAGAAAGGGAACTCAACATGGGAAACTATCTGCGGTAAAAATGATAAAGATTGCGCAGGTACAAGTGACTGTAATGAGCTGCAATGTGATGATCAGAAGAAAGTCATGccgaagaataaaaaaaaaccaaaacataTATATGAACCacttttgtaa
- the LOC130614110 gene encoding capsule biosynthesis protein CapA-like isoform X2, producing the protein MTGTVKLIFGGDVTFSGVIKYHGRRSNCTFNNSFSQLKPYFTEADHVIVNLESPFHQYNGKKLKVLDPKKAVKLLSDLNAMSTLSYAGIDVVTLANNHFIDFGEKPATVTIKNLKKLNISYFGVTFGRQKILKQEPLVITKNGIRIGFLGYCATDEGCMEDNYRNQTSLGPAVYNKLLLRKELKSLRKKVDIIIVFMHWGDEYATVLPKKYGLKLILQMVPYADIIIGSHPHVTQEHFYHKNVLVVPSLGNLLFPTHGTIMEEFRDRGENTSKEKVDDVWYKETKVMKPETTVGKLVKIEINKNGVIKGKTKFLLTQIAVNEKHCMYVKKKGNSTWETICGKNDKDCAGTSDCNELQCDDQKKVMPKNKKKPKHIYEPLL; encoded by the exons ACCGGCACGGTGAAGTTGATATTTGGTGGCGACGTCACATTTTCTGGAGTAATTAAATACCACGGTCGGCGTAGCAACTGCACatttaataattctttttcCCAGCTTAAGCCATACTTTACGGAAGCCGACCACGTAATTGTAAATCTTGAAAGCCCTTTTCACCAGTACAAcggaaagaaattaaaagtactCGATCCAAAAAAAGCAGTGAAGTTATTATCTGACTTAAATGCAATGTCTACTTTGAG ctatgcAGGAATCGATGTTGTAACGTTGGCAAATAACCATTTCATCGATTTTGGAGAAAAACCCGCCACAGTTACTattaaaaacttgaaaaaacttAACATTTCATATTTTGGCGTGACTTTTGGCAGGCAGAAGATATTAAAGCAG GAACCTTTAGTTATAACAAAAAATGGTATTAGAATTGGCTTTCTTGGTTATTGTGCCACGGATGAAGGTTGCATGGAAGACAACTATCGCAATCAAACAAGTTTAGGACCAGCAGTTTATAATAAATTACTGCTCAGGAAAGAATTGAAAAGTTTAAGAAAG AAGGTGGATATCATCATTGTATTTATGCATTGGGGAGATGAATATGCCACAGTGCTGCCTAAGAAATATGGTCTAAAGTTGATTCTCCAAATGGTGCCCTACGCCGACATTATCATTGGCAGTCACCCACACGTGACGCAAGAACATTTCTATCATAAGAATGTTCTGGTTGTACCCAGTCTTGGAAATTTGTTGTTTCCTACTCATGGCACTATCATGGAG gaATTTCGAGACAGAGGTGAAAACACATCAAAAGAGAAAGTGGATGACGTTTGGTACAAGGAAACAAAGGTTATGAAGCCAGAGACTACCGTTGGAAAACTTGTTAAGATAGAAATTAATAA AAATGGCGTCATAAAGGGCAAGACAAAATTCTTACTAACTCAAATTGCTGTAAACGAAAAGCATTGCATGTACGTTAAAAAGAAAGGGAACTCAACATGGGAAACTATCTGCGGTAAAAATGATAAAGATTGCGCAGGTACAAGTGACTGTAATGAGCTGCAATGTGATGATCAGAAGAAAGTCATGccgaagaataaaaaaaaaccaaaacataTATATGAACCacttttgtaa
- the LOC130614110 gene encoding capsule biosynthesis protein CapA-like isoform X3 gives MSTLSYAGIDVVTLANNHFIDFGEKPATVTIKNLKKLNISYFGVTFGRQKILKQEPLVITKNGIRIGFLGYCATDEGCMEDNYRNQTSLGPAVYNKLLLRKELKSLRKKVDIIIVFMHWGDEYATVLPKKYGLKLILQMVPYADIIIGSHPHVTQEHFYHKNVLVVPSLGNLLFPTHGTIMEEFRDRGENTSKEKVDDVWYKETKVMKPETTVGKLVKIEINKNGVIKGKTKFLLTQIAVNEKHCMYVKKKGNSTWETICGKNDKDCAGTSDCNELQCDDQKKVMPKNKKKPKHIYEPLL, from the exons ATGTCTACTTTGAG ctatgcAGGAATCGATGTTGTAACGTTGGCAAATAACCATTTCATCGATTTTGGAGAAAAACCCGCCACAGTTACTattaaaaacttgaaaaaacttAACATTTCATATTTTGGCGTGACTTTTGGCAGGCAGAAGATATTAAAGCAG GAACCTTTAGTTATAACAAAAAATGGTATTAGAATTGGCTTTCTTGGTTATTGTGCCACGGATGAAGGTTGCATGGAAGACAACTATCGCAATCAAACAAGTTTAGGACCAGCAGTTTATAATAAATTACTGCTCAGGAAAGAATTGAAAAGTTTAAGAAAG AAGGTGGATATCATCATTGTATTTATGCATTGGGGAGATGAATATGCCACAGTGCTGCCTAAGAAATATGGTCTAAAGTTGATTCTCCAAATGGTGCCCTACGCCGACATTATCATTGGCAGTCACCCACACGTGACGCAAGAACATTTCTATCATAAGAATGTTCTGGTTGTACCCAGTCTTGGAAATTTGTTGTTTCCTACTCATGGCACTATCATGGAG gaATTTCGAGACAGAGGTGAAAACACATCAAAAGAGAAAGTGGATGACGTTTGGTACAAGGAAACAAAGGTTATGAAGCCAGAGACTACCGTTGGAAAACTTGTTAAGATAGAAATTAATAA AAATGGCGTCATAAAGGGCAAGACAAAATTCTTACTAACTCAAATTGCTGTAAACGAAAAGCATTGCATGTACGTTAAAAAGAAAGGGAACTCAACATGGGAAACTATCTGCGGTAAAAATGATAAAGATTGCGCAGGTACAAGTGACTGTAATGAGCTGCAATGTGATGATCAGAAGAAAGTCATGccgaagaataaaaaaaaaccaaaacataTATATGAACCacttttgtaa